The Xanthobacter flavus genome includes a window with the following:
- a CDS encoding [protein-PII] uridylyltransferase has product MPTVRSSKVNRVIGEPFEGQALKAEIREIASAHKGRDLDLRNAVVARLKKGMQEGRAEAERLLLEDGCGRCCAMRLSALQDAIITSAYEVATTFLYPVDNPSRSERMAVAAVGGYGRGMMAPGSDTDILFVLPYKQTAWGESVAEAMLYILWDLGLKVGHATRSVEECLRQARADFTIRTSILEARYLVGDKALFEDLETRFDKEVVEGTGAEFVAAKMAEREDRLRRSGQSRYLVEPNVKESKGGLRDLHTLFWIAKYVYRVQTASQLVAKGVFTREEARLFKRCEDFLWSVRCHLHFLTGRAEDRLSFDLQREMALRLGYTEHPGQKDVERFMKHYFLVAKDVGDLTAILSAALEERHEKPVPGLKGMVERFRAGSRRITLKDTPDFILDHDRLNVADPEAFNRDPVNLIRIFHVADKRNLALHPDASQLAARSLGLIDASVRENPEANRLFLEIVTSKDAPETVLRRMNEVGVLGRFLPEFGKVVAMMQFNMYHHYTVDEHLLRCIGILSEIERKVNPDNGLANELMGTVKNRNLLYVALLLHDIAKGRPEDHSVAGARIARKLCPRFGLSPVETETVAWLVEQHLVMSTVAQSRDLSDRKTIENFAAVVQNLERMKLLTILTTADIKAVGPGTWNGWKAQLLRTLYYETEPVLTGGFSEVDRGKRVTAAQSQFRSALSDWDDEKVATYVARHYPPYWLRVDLETKLRHARFVDEAETAGCSIATHASLEPGRGITTLTVLAPDHPKLLSIIAGACAAAGANIVDAQISTTTDGLALDTIAIRRAFDHDEDELRRANRIREAVEQALTGEVRLPEVMAKKLPKGRRTFTVEPEVTVNNSWSNRHTVMEVSGLDRPGLLFALTNTLSRLNLNIASAHVATFGERAVDVFYVTDLMGAKITGAARQSTIRRALVSVFEGPVEDEEPARRVARG; this is encoded by the coding sequence ATGCCCACCGTCCGTTCCTCCAAGGTCAACCGCGTCATCGGCGAACCCTTCGAAGGCCAGGCCCTCAAGGCCGAGATCAGGGAAATCGCTTCCGCTCACAAGGGGCGCGACCTCGATCTGCGCAATGCAGTCGTCGCCCGGCTCAAGAAGGGCATGCAGGAGGGCCGCGCGGAAGCCGAGCGCCTGCTTCTGGAAGATGGCTGCGGCCGCTGCTGCGCCATGCGCCTTTCCGCGCTTCAGGACGCAATCATCACCAGTGCCTATGAGGTGGCCACCACCTTCCTCTACCCGGTGGACAACCCCTCCCGCTCCGAGCGCATGGCCGTGGCGGCGGTGGGCGGGTACGGCCGGGGCATGATGGCGCCGGGCTCCGACACCGACATCCTGTTCGTGCTGCCCTACAAGCAGACGGCCTGGGGCGAGAGCGTCGCCGAGGCCATGCTCTACATTCTGTGGGATCTCGGCCTGAAGGTGGGCCATGCCACCCGCTCGGTGGAGGAATGCCTGCGCCAAGCGCGGGCCGACTTCACCATCCGCACCTCCATCCTCGAAGCCCGCTACCTCGTTGGCGACAAGGCGCTGTTCGAAGATCTGGAGACGCGCTTCGACAAGGAAGTGGTCGAGGGCACCGGCGCCGAATTCGTCGCCGCCAAGATGGCCGAGCGGGAGGACCGCCTTCGCCGCTCCGGCCAGTCGCGCTATCTCGTCGAACCGAATGTCAAGGAGAGCAAGGGCGGCCTTCGCGACCTCCACACCCTCTTCTGGATCGCCAAATACGTCTACCGGGTGCAGACCGCGAGCCAATTGGTCGCCAAGGGCGTGTTCACGAGGGAGGAAGCGCGCCTCTTCAAGAGGTGCGAGGACTTCCTCTGGTCGGTGCGCTGCCACCTGCATTTCCTCACCGGTCGCGCCGAGGACCGCCTGTCCTTCGACCTGCAGCGGGAGATGGCGCTGCGCCTCGGCTATACGGAGCATCCCGGCCAGAAGGACGTGGAACGCTTCATGAAGCACTATTTCCTCGTGGCGAAGGATGTGGGCGATCTCACCGCCATCCTCTCCGCCGCGCTGGAAGAGCGCCACGAGAAGCCGGTGCCGGGCCTCAAGGGCATGGTGGAGCGTTTCCGCGCCGGCTCGCGGCGCATCACGCTGAAGGACACGCCGGATTTCATCCTGGATCATGACCGCCTCAATGTGGCGGACCCCGAGGCATTCAACCGCGACCCGGTGAACCTCATCCGCATCTTCCACGTGGCCGACAAGCGCAACCTCGCGCTGCATCCCGACGCCAGCCAGCTCGCCGCCCGTTCCCTCGGCCTCATCGATGCGAGCGTGCGCGAGAATCCGGAGGCGAACCGCCTGTTCCTGGAGATCGTCACCTCGAAGGACGCGCCCGAGACGGTGCTCAGGCGGATGAACGAGGTGGGCGTGCTGGGGCGGTTCCTGCCGGAGTTCGGCAAGGTCGTCGCCATGATGCAGTTCAACATGTACCACCACTACACGGTGGACGAGCACCTGCTGCGCTGCATCGGCATCCTGTCGGAGATCGAGCGCAAGGTGAACCCGGACAACGGGCTCGCCAACGAGCTGATGGGCACGGTGAAGAACCGCAACCTGCTCTATGTGGCGCTCCTGCTCCACGATATCGCCAAGGGCCGGCCGGAGGATCATTCGGTGGCGGGCGCCCGCATCGCCCGCAAGCTCTGCCCGCGCTTCGGCCTCTCCCCGGTCGAGACCGAGACGGTGGCCTGGCTGGTGGAGCAGCACCTCGTCATGTCCACGGTCGCCCAGTCCCGCGACCTCTCCGATCGCAAGACCATCGAGAATTTCGCCGCCGTGGTGCAGAACCTCGAGCGGATGAAGCTGCTCACCATCCTCACCACCGCCGACATCAAGGCGGTGGGGCCGGGCACCTGGAACGGCTGGAAGGCGCAGCTCCTGCGCACGCTCTATTACGAGACCGAGCCGGTGCTCACCGGCGGCTTCTCCGAGGTGGACCGGGGCAAGCGCGTCACCGCCGCCCAGTCCCAGTTCCGCTCGGCCCTCTCCGACTGGGACGACGAGAAGGTGGCGACCTACGTGGCGCGCCATTATCCGCCCTACTGGCTGCGCGTGGACCTCGAGACCAAGCTGCGGCATGCCCGCTTCGTGGACGAGGCGGAGACGGCGGGCTGCTCCATCGCCACCCACGCGTCGCTGGAGCCGGGCCGCGGCATCACCACGCTCACCGTGCTGGCGCCGGACCATCCCAAGCTCTTGTCCATCATCGCCGGCGCTTGCGCCGCGGCGGGTGCCAACATCGTGGACGCACAGATTTCCACCACCACGGACGGGCTGGCGCTCGATACCATCGCCATCCGCCGCGCCTTCGACCATGACGAGGACGAGCTGCGCCGCGCCAACCGCATCCGCGAGGCGGTGGAGCAGGCGCTGACCGGCGAGGTGCGCCTGCCGGAAGTCATGGCCAAGAAGCTGCCCAAGGGCCGCCGCACCTTCACGGTGGAGCCCGAGGTGACGGTGAACAACTCCTGGTCCAACCGGCACACGGTCATGGAGGTCTCCGGCCTCGACCGTCCGGGCCTGCTGTTCGCGCTCACAAACACGCTGTCCCGGCTCAATTTGAACATCGCCTCGGCCCATGTCGCCACCTTCGGCGAGCGAGCGGTGGACGTGTTCTACGTCACCGACCTGATGGGCGCGAAGATCACCGGCGCCGCCCGCCAATCCACCATCCGCCGCGCCCTCGTCTCGGTGTTCGAGGGGCCGGTGGAGGACGAGGAGCCGGCCCGCCGGGTGGCGCGGGGGTGA
- the mnmA gene encoding tRNA 2-thiouridine(34) synthase MnmA, which translates to MTDDLHLDASDATRAERAATRVVVAMSGGVDSSVVAALLARAGYDVVGVTLQLYDHGEAAHRAGSCCAGQDIYDASEVARTLGIPHYVLDYESRFREEVIDRFAASYAAGVTPIPCVDCNRTVKFRDLLATAEELGARYLATGHYVASRALPGGGRGLFRAAEEARDQSYFLYATTAAQLDKLRFPLGEMQKADVRALAAEFGLPVAEKPDSQDICFVPGGDYAEVVQRLRPEAGEAGDIVHLDGRVLGRHKGVLHYTIGQRKGLGIATPEPLYVISIDASRREVRVGPREALAVRAISMADVNWLGDLPFDAALDAETEVYVKVRSTRSPVPARLGRTADGAPAVHLALGEEGVAPGQACVLYDAPGAGARLLGGGTIVKAERVAKAVAEVA; encoded by the coding sequence ATGACCGACGACCTCCATCTCGATGCTTCCGATGCGACCCGTGCCGAGCGGGCGGCGACCCGCGTCGTCGTGGCCATGTCGGGCGGGGTGGATTCGTCCGTGGTCGCGGCGCTGCTCGCCCGCGCGGGCTATGACGTGGTGGGCGTCACCCTCCAGCTCTACGACCACGGCGAGGCGGCGCATCGCGCCGGCTCCTGCTGCGCGGGACAGGACATCTACGACGCCAGCGAGGTCGCCCGCACGCTCGGCATCCCGCACTACGTGCTCGATTATGAAAGCCGCTTCCGCGAGGAGGTGATCGACCGCTTCGCCGCGAGCTACGCGGCCGGCGTCACGCCTATCCCCTGCGTGGACTGCAACCGCACCGTCAAGTTCCGCGACCTGCTCGCCACCGCAGAGGAGTTGGGCGCGCGCTATCTCGCGACCGGCCATTATGTGGCGAGCCGCGCCCTGCCGGGGGGCGGGCGCGGCCTGTTCCGCGCGGCGGAAGAGGCGCGGGACCAGTCCTATTTCCTTTACGCCACCACGGCCGCCCAGCTCGACAAGCTGCGCTTTCCCCTCGGCGAGATGCAGAAGGCGGATGTTCGGGCGCTGGCCGCCGAATTCGGACTTCCGGTCGCCGAGAAGCCGGACAGCCAGGACATCTGCTTTGTGCCGGGCGGCGATTATGCCGAGGTGGTCCAGCGCCTGCGGCCCGAGGCCGGCGAGGCCGGCGACATCGTGCATCTGGACGGCCGGGTGCTCGGCCGCCACAAGGGCGTGCTCCATTACACCATCGGCCAGCGCAAGGGCCTCGGCATCGCCACGCCCGAGCCGCTCTATGTGATCTCCATCGACGCGAGCCGTCGCGAGGTGCGCGTCGGCCCGCGCGAGGCATTGGCGGTGCGGGCCATTTCGATGGCCGATGTGAATTGGCTGGGCGACCTCCCCTTCGACGCGGCGCTCGATGCCGAGACCGAGGTCTATGTGAAGGTGCGGTCCACCCGTTCCCCGGTACCGGCGCGCCTGGGTCGGACGGCGGACGGCGCCCCGGCGGTGCATCTCGCGCTCGGCGAGGAAGGCGTTGCGCCGGGGCAGGCCTGCGTGCTCTACGATGCCCCCGGCGCCGGTGCCCGCCTTCTCGGTGGCGGCACCATCGTGAAGGCGGAGCGGGTGGCGAAGGCGGTCGCAGAGGTCGCCTGA
- a CDS encoding class I SAM-dependent methyltransferase — MAVQYDLEGQKKAYAKWAPIYDKVYVKLLADAQRKTSSAAAACGPDILEVGVGTGLVLPYYPAHCRVTGIDLSFHMLQKAVEKKVERGLKQVGLLCAMDACKLGFADHSFDAVTVPFVITLVPDPEGALDEMYRVLRPGGEIVVASKLGADEGATMHVEAALAPLVKKIGWSIAFKASRLRNWAAKYPDMEVVSIAPVFPVGFFKMVRIKKKAA; from the coding sequence ATGGCGGTTCAGTACGATCTCGAAGGCCAGAAGAAGGCCTATGCCAAATGGGCGCCCATCTATGACAAGGTCTATGTGAAGCTGCTGGCGGACGCGCAGCGCAAGACCTCCTCCGCCGCCGCCGCGTGCGGCCCCGACATTCTGGAAGTGGGCGTCGGCACCGGGCTGGTGCTGCCCTATTACCCCGCGCACTGCCGCGTCACCGGCATCGACCTCTCCTTCCACATGCTGCAGAAGGCGGTGGAGAAAAAGGTCGAGCGCGGACTGAAGCAGGTGGGCCTGCTCTGCGCCATGGACGCCTGCAAGCTCGGCTTCGCCGACCACAGCTTCGACGCCGTGACCGTGCCCTTCGTCATCACGCTGGTGCCCGATCCGGAAGGTGCGCTGGACGAGATGTACCGCGTGCTGCGCCCCGGCGGCGAGATCGTCGTCGCCTCCAAGCTCGGCGCGGACGAGGGCGCGACCATGCATGTGGAGGCAGCCCTCGCCCCGCTGGTGAAGAAGATCGGCTGGAGCATCGCTTTCAAGGCGAGCCGCCTTCGGAACTGGGCGGCCAAGTATCCCGACATGGAAGTGGTGAGCATCGCTCCCGTCTTCCCGGTGGGCTTCTTCAAGATGGTCCGTATCAAGAAGAAGGCGGCCTGA
- a CDS encoding alpha/beta fold hydrolase, with protein MGLTLALLATLVSLAVAVVVARRFKAARERAIARVASGSEIAPLAGGAVEYADRGVGPVLLTIHGAGGGFDHGLFFADELMGGGFRLISPSRFGYLRTGTPAAAVDAPDGGVAAQADAHAALLDHLGLDKVIVMGLSAGARSAAALAIRHPDKVRALVLLVPALDAPHSPVATDPTGGSRLAFAIVKAGGDFFWWLIGALGPNMVIRFVGVRPALLDQAGAQERERVLKIAAAIAPVSERAAGIRLDSACPHPVLPLERITAPTLIVSARDDLFNTLPAAEVAAARIPGARLIAYDTGGHLLVGRAAQTRAAVRAFLDEVAP; from the coding sequence ATGGGACTGACCCTCGCCCTTCTCGCCACCCTGGTCAGCCTTGCAGTGGCGGTGGTGGTCGCCCGCAGGTTCAAGGCGGCGCGCGAGCGGGCTATCGCGCGCGTTGCCTCCGGCAGCGAGATCGCGCCGCTGGCCGGCGGCGCGGTGGAATATGCCGACCGCGGTGTCGGCCCGGTGCTGCTCACCATCCACGGCGCGGGCGGCGGCTTCGACCATGGCCTGTTCTTCGCCGACGAACTGATGGGCGGCGGCTTCCGCCTCATCTCGCCCTCGCGCTTCGGCTATCTGCGCACCGGCACGCCTGCCGCAGCGGTGGATGCGCCGGACGGGGGCGTCGCCGCGCAGGCGGATGCCCACGCGGCGCTGCTCGACCATCTCGGCCTCGACAAGGTCATCGTGATGGGGCTTTCGGCCGGCGCGCGATCGGCGGCGGCGCTGGCCATCCGCCACCCCGACAAGGTGCGCGCGCTGGTGCTGCTGGTGCCGGCGCTCGACGCCCCGCACAGCCCGGTGGCCACCGACCCCACCGGCGGAAGCCGGCTCGCCTTCGCCATCGTGAAGGCCGGGGGCGATTTCTTCTGGTGGCTCATCGGCGCGCTTGGCCCGAATATGGTGATCCGTTTCGTCGGCGTGCGGCCGGCGTTGCTCGATCAGGCGGGAGCGCAGGAGCGAGAGCGGGTGCTGAAGATCGCCGCCGCCATCGCGCCGGTGTCGGAGCGCGCCGCCGGCATCCGGCTCGACAGCGCCTGCCCGCATCCGGTGCTGCCGCTGGAGCGCATCACGGCGCCGACCCTCATCGTTTCCGCCCGGGACGACCTGTTCAACACCCTGCCGGCGGCGGAGGTGGCGGCGGCGCGCATCCCCGGCGCCCGGCTCATCGCCTATGATACCGGCGGACACCTGCTCGTGGGGCGGGCCGCGCAGACGCGCGCGGCGGTGCGCGCATTTCTCGATGAAGTCGCGCCGTGA